A region of Nostoc sp. 'Peltigera membranacea cyanobiont' N6 DNA encodes the following proteins:
- a CDS encoding transketolase, which yields MTAISAKASSALPNFSEGIQYFGEALPDFETYGATPAIESGKVAIASPTDKAAVYQTLLAADALRYLTLQVTASKASGHPGGFASQAEAYASLVMLGYKNIITEVGHHAPGFYSAMFLDRSLEDMGIFTVQQLRDRFREKHGLLGHLSGFIPGILAPAGPLGQGQHFAMAAALLHKDKLFPFTVGDGGLGEPYIVSAIAHFHTAYPAVTNFLPVLVWNGYSQEHHSMVSLKTNEQMQAYWQGNGFDEVVLVNAKDFDDRDQPGDYVDSTAFSFEKRLAFTQAVLSGVDKAARSALGGKLTVFIIKQLKGAGVHARGAKSHNLYPKDTLDAPHIISALQTRALSAEAWQLVRTNAERAGGGPAAKTVVTEFEFPLAELGELPLEEYAVGGEAKVSTTAMGRLVGIVGNKDRDFLVTNADGNEASGIANINQALKIIHPTTDDLYFQAPNGQVYEPLSEDACAGLAAGLALMGARTLWCSYESFAINGLPIWQTVTQSMAELRRQTPSTITLFTAGALEQGRNGWTHQRPEIEAYFAALMRNGNVFPLFPPDANSIQACYDWALKTKNKGIVITASKTPLPIRTTLEQTRQALRDGAVLLHEIAGDKQVVFAVIGDLTLMPVFEAAAFLETEGIGVKIVTVINPRQLYRSHDTAWETCSEPEGGFLDDAKFAELFDGDALIAVTGGAAGMLEPILLRSTAKRDTFAWKRGETTASAGELMAFNGLTAEALTKRAIALVH from the coding sequence ATGACTGCAATCTCCGCAAAGGCATCTTCAGCGCTTCCCAATTTTTCGGAAGGAATTCAATATTTTGGTGAAGCTTTACCAGATTTTGAAACTTATGGTGCAACTCCTGCTATAGAGTCGGGCAAAGTAGCGATCGCATCTCCCACTGATAAAGCAGCTGTATATCAAACTTTACTGGCTGCCGATGCCTTACGCTACCTGACTTTGCAAGTTACTGCTAGTAAAGCTTCTGGACATCCCGGCGGATTCGCCAGCCAAGCAGAAGCTTACGCATCTCTTGTCATGCTGGGATACAAGAACATTATTACCGAAGTCGGACACCACGCCCCCGGATTTTATAGTGCCATGTTCTTGGATCGTTCGCTAGAAGACATGGGAATTTTTACAGTCCAACAATTGCGCGATCGCTTCCGAGAAAAGCATGGATTATTAGGACACCTTTCTGGTTTCATTCCCGGTATTCTCGCACCTGCGGGGCCTTTGGGACAAGGGCAACACTTTGCAATGGCGGCTGCACTGTTACACAAAGATAAGTTGTTCCCCTTTACAGTTGGGGATGGTGGATTAGGTGAGCCTTATATTGTAAGTGCGATCGCGCATTTCCATACAGCTTATCCGGCTGTCACCAACTTTTTGCCGGTGCTGGTGTGGAACGGTTACAGCCAAGAACATCACAGCATGGTTTCCCTCAAAACCAACGAACAGATGCAAGCATATTGGCAAGGTAACGGTTTTGATGAAGTCGTGTTAGTGAATGCGAAAGACTTTGACGATCGAGATCAACCAGGGGATTACGTTGATAGTACCGCCTTTTCCTTCGAGAAACGCCTAGCATTTACCCAAGCAGTACTTTCTGGTGTAGATAAAGCAGCGCGATCGGCTTTGGGTGGTAAACTTACCGTCTTTATTATTAAACAACTCAAAGGTGCAGGAGTCCACGCGCGGGGTGCAAAATCTCACAACCTTTATCCTAAAGATACGCTGGATGCCCCTCATATTATCAGTGCATTGCAAACCCGTGCTTTGTCTGCGGAAGCTTGGCAATTAGTGCGGACAAATGCAGAACGCGCAGGCGGTGGCCCAGCAGCAAAAACTGTAGTGACAGAATTTGAATTCCCATTAGCAGAATTAGGCGAATTACCTTTAGAAGAATATGCAGTTGGAGGTGAAGCCAAAGTTTCCACAACCGCGATGGGACGATTGGTAGGAATAGTTGGAAATAAAGATCGGGATTTCCTCGTCACCAACGCTGATGGTAACGAAGCATCTGGAATTGCCAACATCAACCAAGCATTAAAGATTATCCACCCCACAACCGACGATTTATATTTCCAAGCACCAAACGGACAAGTTTATGAACCATTGAGTGAAGATGCTTGTGCCGGGTTAGCTGCGGGTTTAGCGTTAATGGGTGCGAGAACTTTGTGGTGTTCTTATGAATCTTTTGCCATCAACGGATTACCAATTTGGCAAACTGTAACCCAGTCAATGGCAGAATTACGCCGTCAAACTCCCTCGACTATTACTTTATTCACAGCAGGGGCATTAGAGCAAGGGCGCAACGGTTGGACTCACCAACGTCCAGAAATTGAAGCTTACTTTGCTGCGTTGATGAGAAATGGAAATGTTTTTCCATTATTTCCGCCTGATGCTAATAGTATTCAAGCTTGTTATGACTGGGCATTGAAAACTAAGAATAAGGGAATTGTAATTACTGCAAGTAAAACGCCGCTACCAATTCGTACAACTTTAGAACAAACTCGTCAGGCGTTGCGCGATGGTGCAGTGCTATTACATGAAATCGCTGGTGATAAACAAGTTGTATTTGCTGTAATTGGCGATTTAACATTAATGCCAGTATTTGAAGCTGCTGCTTTCTTGGAAACTGAAGGTATTGGTGTGAAAATAGTTACTGTGATCAATCCTCGGCAATTGTACCGTAGCCATGATACTGCATGGGAAACTTGTTCTGAACCAGAAGGCGGTTTCTTGGATGATGCGAAATTTGCCGAATTATTTGATGGCGATGCGTTAATTGCCGTTACTGGTGGCGCTGCGGGGATGCTAGAACCAATTTTGTTACGGAGTACAGCCAAGCGCGACACCTTTGCTTGGAAGCGTGGCGAAACTACAGCCAGTGCTGGAGAGTTGATGGCGTTTAATGGATTGACTGCTGAAGCATTAACAAAACGTGCGATCGCATTAGTGCATTAA
- a CDS encoding cytochrome P450, which produces MKFPNGPQTPAVLQMLRWIVNPMSFMEACTKSYGEIFTLRLDKNLPPLVIVSNPQAQQQILTTDTKELEAPGDLNKVFEPLLGKHSVISISGAEHQRQRQLLMPPFHGERMRNYSQVITDVTKQVISQYQIGKPFNIRSATQAITMRVIMQAVFGLHEGPRAEKLQQFLSDLLEKASSRLSVALLYFPALQRDFGPINFWGKQMRVQQEADKLIYEEIRERREQPDSSRTDILSLLMAARDEAGQPMTDEELRDELMTLLVAGHETTATALVWAFYWIHKIPSVRQKLLQELDSLGDNPDPGTVFKLPYLNAVCSETLRIYPVGMLTFPRKVRTPISLGGYELEPGTVLLGSIYLTHQREDIYPEPKQFKPERFLERQFSAYEYLPFGGGARRCIGLAFAQLEMKLALAKILSSLELELVDNGEIRPKRRGLVTGPDRPIQMIIKSQRQVKSPILQTTTV; this is translated from the coding sequence ATGAAATTTCCAAATGGGCCGCAAACTCCAGCAGTTTTACAGATGCTGCGCTGGATTGTTAATCCGATGTCTTTTATGGAGGCTTGTACCAAAAGCTATGGCGAGATTTTTACTCTCAGATTAGACAAAAATCTTCCTCCTTTGGTGATTGTCAGCAACCCCCAAGCGCAACAACAAATTTTGACAACTGATACCAAGGAATTAGAAGCCCCTGGCGATCTGAATAAGGTATTTGAACCTTTGCTGGGCAAGCATTCTGTCATTAGCATTAGCGGCGCAGAACACCAGCGTCAACGCCAGTTGTTAATGCCTCCTTTTCACGGCGAAAGAATGCGGAATTATAGTCAGGTAATTACCGATGTCACCAAGCAAGTCATTAGCCAATACCAGATAGGCAAACCCTTTAATATTCGGTCTGCTACCCAAGCCATTACCATGCGGGTGATTATGCAAGCTGTGTTTGGGCTACATGAAGGGCCTCGCGCTGAAAAACTACAGCAATTTTTGAGCGATCTTTTAGAGAAAGCCAGTTCTCGGTTAAGTGTAGCTTTGCTTTATTTTCCAGCTTTGCAAAGAGATTTTGGCCCGATTAACTTCTGGGGAAAACAAATGCGCGTTCAGCAAGAAGCTGACAAACTCATCTATGAGGAAATTCGAGAACGTCGAGAACAGCCAGATTCATCACGCACGGATATTCTCAGCTTACTCATGGCTGCTAGGGATGAAGCCGGTCAACCCATGACTGATGAAGAGTTGCGCGATGAATTGATGACTCTGTTAGTAGCCGGTCACGAAACCACAGCAACAGCCTTAGTATGGGCATTCTACTGGATTCATAAAATACCATCAGTGCGCCAAAAGCTACTGCAAGAATTAGATAGCTTGGGCGATAACCCAGATCCCGGCACCGTTTTCAAATTACCCTATCTCAACGCTGTTTGTTCCGAGACATTGCGGATTTACCCAGTAGGTATGCTAACTTTTCCCAGAAAAGTAAGAACACCGATATCGCTGGGTGGTTATGAATTAGAACCGGGTACAGTCCTACTTGGTTCTATTTATCTGACCCACCAACGAGAAGATATTTATCCAGAACCTAAGCAGTTTAAGCCAGAACGCTTTTTAGAACGGCAATTTTCTGCCTATGAATATTTGCCCTTTGGGGGTGGTGCTAGGCGCTGTATTGGTCTAGCATTTGCCCAGTTGGAAATGAAGCTAGCACTTGCCAAAATCCTTTCCAGCTTGGAATTAGAACTAGTTGACAATGGTGAAATTCGACCTAAACGCCGTGGTTTGGTGACAGGGCCAGATCGTCCCATCCAGATGATTATCAAAAGTCAACGTCAGGTTAAGTCGCCCATTCTCCAGACAACCACTGTTTGA